CGCGCACGCCTACGGCATCCGCTTCCTGGCTCCGGTCGGGGTGTCGAACGATGCCGAACCCACCGCGCAGGGCATCGCGCAGCTCATCCGCCAGATCAAGGCGGAGGAAGCTCCCGCCGTCTTCGTCGAGAACATCGCCGACCCGCGCCTGATCGAGCGCATCCGCAGCGAGAGCGGCGCCCGCGTCGGCGGCACGCTGTATTCCGACGCGCTGTCGGCCGCCGGCGGCCCGGCGCCGGACTACCTGTCGATGATGCGGCACAATCTGAAGGGCCTGAAGGAGGCGCTGTCGCCGCGCTAGCCTGCAGGGGGTCCCGATCCTGCGGAAACGTCGAATTGGTGCACTGCAACAAAAAATAGTTGACGGCTGGCGGCACGTCCTTATACTGCCCAATGTTGCAGCGCACAATAATGCGCCAGACAGATTCGCAACCGGACCCACCACACCCACCCAGGAGATCGCCCATGAACTACTTCACCACCCCCAACGCCTTTACCGCGGCCAACAAGGCCAGCCTCGAAGCCCTGCAGAACCTGGTCGCAAGCACCCAGAGCCGCGCCGAACGCCTCGCCGCGCTGAACATGGAAGTGCTGCGCAGCGTGCTGGAAGACGGCGCCGCCACCGCCAGGACCCTGCTCGAGATCAAGCAGCCGCAGGATCTCGCCAAGCTGCAGCAGGACGTCGCCCAGCCGGTGGTCGACAAGTTCGTCGATTACAGCCGCAGCGTGTTCGAGATCGCGAGCGAAGGCCAGCAGGAACTCTCGAAGCTGGTCGAAGCCCAGATCGCCGAAGTGAACCAGGCGTTCGCCGAAGCGCTGGCCCGTGCCGAGAAGTCGGCTCCCGCCGGTTCCGAGCCGCTGTTCGCGGGCGTGAAGCAGGCGATCGCCACAGCCAACGAAGCCTACGCCGAGTTC
This DNA window, taken from Thauera sp. K11, encodes the following:
- the phaP gene encoding phasin family protein (Members of this family are phasins (small proteins associated with inclusions such as PHA granules). Note that several different families of phasins have been named PhaP despite very little sequence similarity to each other.); protein product: MNYFTTPNAFTAANKASLEALQNLVASTQSRAERLAALNMEVLRSVLEDGAATARTLLEIKQPQDLAKLQQDVAQPVVDKFVDYSRSVFEIASEGQQELSKLVEAQIAEVNQAFAEALARAEKSAPAGSEPLFAGVKQAIATANEAYAEFTKLVKQATETLEANLAAAKKAVVPVSALAPAPAPKRTAAKKDASA